In the Ovis aries strain OAR_USU_Benz2616 breed Rambouillet chromosome 18, ARS-UI_Ramb_v3.0, whole genome shotgun sequence genome, cacgGGCCCCCTCTTGCAGGCCCTGCCTAgtgccctgcccccacctctaGAAGGCTCTGCAGATCCCGTggtctcctgggttcccttgctGCCCCTCAGACCCTTCTCAGTGACCTGAACTTTTTATCTTTCTTGCAAAACTGCCCATCTCAGCTTATGGTGACTTTACCCTTTCAGCCATACAGGACATAGTCCTTTCCTATCATGCCTGACACCTCTCTTTCTCTTACACCCCACATCCAATTCATCAGGAAAAGCTCATCAGCTCTATCTCCAAAATATATCCTGAAACTGACTGCCCCCCACCTCGTTGTTATCCCCCTGGCCCGGCTGCGGATATCTCAGCCTCGATCTCTGTACCAGCCTCCTCTCAGACTCCCCCTGTCTGCCTCCACACAGTCCATTCCCAGCACAGCAGAGAGAGACCCTCTTAAATGTCACTGTAGTGGCTCCCCCATGAGTGGACCGTCGAAGTCCTCACAGTAGCCTACAGGACCTCCATGGTCTGGACCCCGTTACCTCTCTGACCTGTCTCCCGTAAGGCCCCCACACCCATGCCGTGCTGCTCCAACCACGCTGGAACACACCTGACAGCTCAGGGAgttcctacctcagggcctttgcactggttGGCTCTTCGGTCTGGAATGCTGTACTGGCAGATGGCTGCATGGCTCACTTACTTGACTCCTTTAAGTCTTTGCTCAAACGTCACCTTCATGAAGCCCACTCTGACACCTTTGCAAGCTCTCCCAACACTTCAGAGCTCCCTgacttctctctgctttctccacAGTACTTACCACCTTCTATTATTTACATATCATGTTTACTCATGAAGATACAAGATCTACAAGGACAGggattttgtctcttttcttaaaCTCATGAATACCCAGCGCTAGAGCAGCACAGAGAAAGGCACTCCATGAACTATTTGTTGAATGGCTGCATTTCCTCATGAGATGGTATCTGCTCTCCTCAGCCAGCCTTCTGTGGTCTGGCCTTAACCTGGCCTTCCAGATTTCTTAACCCTAAGGAGCAGGAGGCAGCTCCTAGCACAACTGACCTTTTCTGCCACTGACCTCTGACCCCATAGTGCCCTTGCCCTGGAATTCCTTGctatgcaggcacacacacacacatacccttcaTGGGGGTACAGTCTTAAGGTCCCAAGGCCTACCTTGTTATCCCTCCTCTGCCACTGCCCggtgcccctccctcttccctcttccacCACCTGTCTGCCGCCACCCCGCTGTGGCCCAGGTCTGTGCAGAGCGTGTTCGGAGAGCTGGCGAGTTGGCAAGAGAAGGAAGTAGACCTGGACCATGGCATCCTGCCTGCCGGGGCTCAGGCCCCAGCAAGAACAGGGATGGGTTCAGGGTGCCCTTTGATTCCCTGTACCCCAGCTCGGGGCCTGGCACCTGCACGCCCTCGGCGAGCCTGAGGACAAACACCGGCATCCCACAAAGGGTCTGCTGGCACTGCCTACAGGAGCACAGCCTTCATTATCACGTAGAGGCTGGGACTGACTCCAAAAGCCCTTTCTTTTCAGAAAGGATTAGCTTTGGGGCTGGAAAACCATGGTTCCTGTCGACCCACGACAGGGAGGAAGGGTGGCTTGTCTCCTGAGACTCGGGTGGCTGACGCTCCTCAGGCCTTGACTTCCCTCCCTGAGCGCCTTCCTGCTCTGGTGTCCTGACACTCTTGCTCCGTTTTCAGGTGATGCCGAGATGCCCGGTTTCTGGGTGCCTGTCACTAAGGGGGAGAGGGGCCCAGGTGCAGCCTGGCCCTGCACTCCCGAATCCAGACAGCAAGGCCCTCTGGCTCCAGCTGCCTGTGGGCAGGAGGCTGTTAGGTCAAGGCAGGGGCGGGACAGGAGCAGCCTCTCCTTccggcctccctccctcccgagCGGGCTGCTGCTCCGCAGGAATGCCGGGCACAAAATTGGAAGCAGGTGTGGGCTGCTGGGCCGACCAGCGGCTCCTCCCCcgcccttcctctcctgcctttccAGCCACTGCCCCGGGGAGTTTTCCATGTGTTCTTGGCTTGGACAGGAGTCGCGTGGACTTGGGCTGGGACTACTGGGGAGAAGTGCCCCTTCGGAGGTGAAATGCCCCTTCGGAGGGGGCATTGAGATGGGGGTACCTAAagtgggagagaggaggagaggggggcgaAAGGCCAGAACAGCCCCCTGTCCCCCCGCCCCAACCAAGTGCGGCAGTAGACTGGTACCTATAAAGTCTGAAGCACCTTGCTGGGCCACCACCCCAACAGGCTCTCTGGGGCCTGTGAACTCAAGGCAAAAAAATCCAACTTTTTGTGTCTTAACGGGGTTTAGATCTGAGAGAAACAATGAAGGTGGAGACATACCCTTCCTtgaggggcaggagcagaaggggaggtTGAGGCTTGGTGAGGGGAGCCAGCCTGGATCTGAGCTTGGCTGCTGATGAATTCTGGGACCCTGGATGAGTTACCGAACTTCTCTAGCTTCAGCtgcctcctctgtaaaatgggggtgatgaTACCTCACAAGCTTGCCAGGAGGACTAAAGGAGGAAACAACAATAAAATGCTTGGGTAGTGTCTGGGGCATGGCATACTGTGCGCACTcagtcgcttcattcatgtctgactcttttgtgaccccatggactgtagcccgccaggctcctctgtgcatgggattctccaggcaagaatactggactgggttgccatgccctcctccaggggatcttcccgaccaagggatcgaacctgggtctcctgcattgcaggaggactctttattgtcctagccaccagggaagcccttgttacaCAGTAAGGGTTCAATAATATCAGttgcaattataattatttaattataaataaataaatctctttctGCAGGGATAGTCCAGTTTGAGAGCAGGGGGAGAGGATGTGGCCCTCAACTGGCAGATATGAGAGGAGACAGGAAGTCTGCCTGCAAGGAGGCTGTCCCCGACACAACTTGTTTGTTCCGACACCAGTGACCTCTGATTGCCAAACAGGGGAGCAGCAAGAGGACCCAGGCCCCACTGTCTCCATAGCTGTCTGACCCTTTACCCCAACTTCCTCGGCCTGAAACTCCATTTCTTTCTAAAGGAGCAACTTGGGACAACTACAGGGAAGGAAGGAGTGCTGAGCTGTGATTCTGCCTCCACCAGTCACCAGTTAAAGCAAGCGtgggcaagttccttaacctctgagggcctcagtttcctcatctgcaaaatgggagtaATAGTAACAATaagggttgttatgaggattgtATGTGTGCTtagccgtgtcctactctttgcaaccccgtggactgtagcccgccaacctcctctgtccatggaattctccaggccagaatactggagtgagttgccatttcctacgccaggggatcttcctgacccagggatggaacccacgtctcttaggtctcctgcattggcaggtggattctttactactagtgccacctgggaagcccgttatgAGGATTAAACGACTCTAACTGTAAATTTCCAAGAACAGTGTCAGGTGCTGTCCGTGTGCTTGTTAAGTATTCTGGAGTCTGGAGTGGAAATGATAGGGCTTCGTGCTAACAACACACTGGGAAGGTGTTCTTTGCTTCTAAATCTGTGCACGTTTTGTTTCATCTCACTTTGTCACAACCAGTGCTCACTGCCCAGAACACAGCAGGAGGCAAGTATTTGCTAAATGACCAAATGGAAGTGAGAGGTTAGCCTCCATACAtgaacatttaggaaaaaaataatgcatgGGGGTTAAGAACGCAGGGTGGGGAGTCATACAGATCCAAATTCTGGTTTCACTACTAACATGTCATGTGACAATCAGCAAGTGAACCCGCcaccttatctgtgaaatgagatgGATTATCAGCATCTGGCTGGTGGGGTTGCTTTGGGAATAAAGAAAGATGATGTATAAATACAAAGTGTCCAACATATGCTAGCAGAATATTCCCCCTGGAGGTGGCTGGGGGTAACTGGGGCCTGGCTCACAGGTGGCTTGAGGGTGGGGTCCCCTCAGTGTCATGAAGACATGACAGGCTCAGTGTGAAGTCTTGGCTCTGCCGAATCCAGCTGTGAGACCTCCCtggtctcaattttctcatctgtaccaCTGGCCTGTAATCCCCACCTCTCTAGGAGGCTGTGGGGTGAATGAAATTGCACATCGAGGCCACTAAGCTCAGTGGGTGTTCCTCTGCAAATGGTTGGAGTTGTGATCATCTTTCCTGCCTGGGGGCTCTGACTCTGGATGTTTGCTGGGTGGAGGCCTGCTCTGTCTGCCGTTGCATCTCCTTCAAGCCTTGTGGAGGTGGGTGCGTGACCTGAGTCAGGAAGGCAGGTCCTGGTGGGGAGAAGGGCAGGCAGCAGGGAGCCTAGGCCGCTCTCAGGGACTAAAGGGTCCCATCTGGACTCTTGGGTGCAGGAGGCTGGATGGAGAGGAGAGGACCCTAGAAACGCCTAGGCCTGCCTAGGCCTAGAAACGCCTAGAAACGCCTCCCCGGGGGCTGTGGAGGCCTGAGAGAGGGAGAAGCAGGGGATGGGAGGAGGTGCCTCAGGTTCTGGAGCAATAGGTTAAGGCATTTGCGATTTTGTCCTGAAGGCCTTGGGAGCCCCAGAACCTTGTTGAGCAGGAGAGTAATGTGATCAGCAATGCAAGGGTGTATCTGCCTCACATGTAGGGTGGACTGAAAGAAACCAGGGAGGGGGCAGTCATAGCTCTAACTGGCTGTGTGAGATAGGGCTGGAAGAACTGTGTCAGGCACGGCTGGCACAGCCATCAGAGGTGCCCTGGGAGGATGTCCTCCAACTGGCTGTCCTCCCAGGGCAGCGGTTCCACCTTATTTTCACAGGGTGGCCAGAACCAGTGAAACAGGCCAGGGGTGTAAGGAGGAGCCCTGGGAGAAGAGGCACGGTTTTCCAGGGCCTGCACAAATATCACCAGATCAGAGGAGCTGAGGCTGTGGGGAGGCAGGAACAGGGACAAGGAGgccaggaggagagagcctggccATGGGACAGGGAGGGGCACAGCTTAGGGGTCGCAGCGGGGCCTGGGAAGcaggcacccccacccccaggcctctgCCTGGATTTGCTGGGACAGTCAGGCCAGGTATGTGATCTGGGCCCTTTTCCTTGCCTTCCATCCAGTTACACGTTTCAGAGACAATGGCATTGCAGGAACCCTTGGGTCCCCCTCTCCAGGGTGGGAGGGAAGCGGGTACAGGCACCCGAGGAAGAAACCAGGCTCCCGACAGGCGCTTGGAAACCGCCCAAACGTGGAGGCCGTGGGTGGTGCGCACATGTGTTTGGTATTGTGAAGACATGTCCACGCCCGTACACGCGCGGGCTGCCAGCGCCCAGCCTCAGACCCCTGGGTGTGCGGCCAGGAGGAATGAGGTCAGCCTCAGAGAATCCGCCCTGGACTCCCACACCAGGCCTGGGGGTCTGATCTCAAGCACAAAGCTTGGCCTTCCCCGAGCCGGGATTTTCCACGGTCCCAGCCTAGCAGGGTGGGAAGGGGAACAAATGATGGCGGAGAAGGTACTGCTCCCTCTCTGGCCTCTCTGTGAGCCCGGATTTAGCCTGCATTCCCCACCCACATACCATCCCCTCCAGGACTACTGAAGGGGCACCTGGAGGGTGCTGACAGCTTGCAGCAATACTTGGGCACCTACTCCTCCTAGAAGTCCTCCCTGTTTCCTAGTCCCTGACTGGGGAGGCCCCTCCTCTGGCTCCCCTACAccaccaccctctccccaccTGCCCGATCACAGCCCTGAGATGCCCCCTCATCTATGCCTTCCTCAGGGCAGGGCCTGGATTCAGCTTGGCGTCTTCTTCAGGGGAGAAATGTCTTTAATCTCAAATGAACACTGGGGCTCAGGGGTAATGGCCAGAGGCCCTCCAGAGCACCAAGCACCTCTACTCCAGACACAGCTTTGCCCTGGTCAGTCTCCCTCTGAACCTTAAGACCTGACAGGCCACAGAAGGGCCTTAGAAAAACCCACTGGCTCGGGGCACAGACGTTGAGTCCAAGGCCTGGCTCTGCCAGTACTGCTATTTGAGGCCTGGGTTTTCTCCTCCGCCCAGAGGTGGAGCGCTTCTGGCTGAGCCCCACTCCGCAGTCTTGCATTCGAAGAAAATTCACCACAGCAGTTTAGCCTATAGGTAAAATGTGCTCTCCTCCACGGAGCTCTAGCAGGGGCTGATGCAGAGTGGTACCACACACCCCTGCAGGGCTGCTGTGAGTCCTGCTGAGGATCAGATGCAGGTGAGGCTGCGAAATCCTTCATCACATCATAGAAGGGCCCTCCCTCTAGCTCCTGTCTTGAGCTCCTGCAGATTCTCAAAGTGGGATTCAGCATTCCAAGTTGAAGGCTATGCTTTGAATGTGAGGGAGAGCTGgggctaagtcgctttagtcgtgtctgactctctgcgatgctatgggctgtagcccaccaggctctgtgtccatgggattttccaggcaagaatactggagtgggttgccatgccctcctccaggggaccttcccgacccaaggattgaacctgcatctcttacgtctactgcgttggcaggcaggttctttaccactagtaccaactgggaagcccctgaatgtGAGGGAGCGAGTACTACCATTGGGGACACTTCCCTCCCCTAGCCTTGGGCTCCAGCAGCCCATAGAGAGACAGGAGTCCCCACCCCTGCAACCCAGCAGCAGCCTCTCATCCAAGGTCAGTATGGCTGGAGACAAGGATGCATCCCCATGTGGACAGAGGCTGAGGAACAAAGGCTGGAGGTGCAGTATCTGTGCCCCTGAGCCCCTCAGTGCTTAGCCCTCACCTGGTGGGCCTGGCACAGCCACCCTGGTGTGGAGCAAAGAAGCAGGAGTAAAGATTCAGGAATATTAATTGCAACCTGAAAGAGGCAAGGCTGACGTGGAACGCACACACATTGGGTCTGAATGGAAAACCTTGACCAAAGCTGACTGTGGACTTGCAGAGACAGAAGCAGGAAAGGGAATTCTAGGAGGGCAGAGGTTAGGTCAATGGCCGTTCAGCCCTGGCCAGACCACTCGTGGGCCCTCGCCAAGGTAGCCTGCCTTAGAACAGCATGTGTGGAGCTGCTCATCTGAAGAAGGAAGGCCGCCCCTTCCACTGTGCAGATAGCTTTTCCAAGACTAGGTTGTATCTTCAGCCTCCCCCTATCATCTCTGTCCACAACtgcctccagggattcttcccagcCTGGGTGTAAAACTTAAGAGGGCATCTAAAATCTCAGTAACTAAGGGAAGTAATATTTGaggcagtattttaaaaaattagcagtactgcaaaaaaagaaacctgatgaagcaaatatcaaaatttcaaataaagaCAGATTGCTATTGctaattttcagtttttccctgGCTTGAATACAGTTTGGCATGGCACCATTACTCATTCTATTTCAACATTtgatattttgttcatctttttttggCATGATTTTTGATCTAAAAATGCACTGAAATATTACTTAAGTAGATTACTAAGTTTTCTGGCGCCCAGGCCAGTGCCTCTCTAGTGCAGGCCTGGCAGTGTCCCTCGAAGGAACCCCCGGAGGTCCAGTCTGCTCTCCTGTCAGGCCAGACCCTCTCTTCTCATCTCCTGTTCATTTACGCCAAGCCAACCTATGTCCAGTGATCGGGAACTTGTCACACCTCCGGAGGTGTCCCCGAGGCCTTTCTGACCCGGATGCTCCGTGTGTCACCCTGTGAGGCTGGCAGAGGGGCACCTCCAAGAGGGGAGGACGTGCCCCAGTGGGAAcgagggagaggtggggagaggggctccTTTAAGTGTCCTCAGATGACCCAAGCGTCTCTTTCCAAAGCCTGTCCAGCCCCTCCATCCCCTATCCCCCAGGTCAGAGCCTTGGCCTGCCTGGCCAAATCTTGGCGCCATGGGGATGTGTGGACGGTGGTGAAGGCCTGGGAAGCACTGGGGCTGCCAttgggggccagggtgggggtcCTGACTTAGCAGGCGGGGGAGCCTTCTGTAAAGGATGGACGAAGCGCCGGGACGGACTCACCTCGACCGTTCTGGTTGGGCCGGTACACGCTGCCCACGCTCAGGCGGCCCTGCTGCGCGCCGTTGCGCTCGGAGCCCGGCGGGGGCGCGTCGGAGCTGCGCACCGGCAGGTAGGGAGGCTCCAGCACGCGGAAGGGGGGCTGCGGCTCCACGGCCCGCGGCGGGCTGTAGGCCTCGGGCGGCATGTTGCCGTAGGGTGGGTACCAGCCGAAGCGGGgttcgccgccgccgccgccgccgtacgtgccgccgcccccgccgccgttGGGCTGCGCGGCGTCGGGGCCCGGGTCGGGGTAGGCCGGCTCGAGGCCCGCGGTGCCCTCGTGGTACAGGCTGTGCGAGTAGCGCCGGTCCAGGCCGTCGGCGGGCTGCGGCGCGTACGGCCTCTCCGGGGCGGCGGGATAGAAGCCCTGCGGCGGGTACTCGGGCTGCTCCTCGCCGCCGCCACCTCCGTACTCCTCGTAGCGCGCCCGCGGCTGGAAGGGGTAGATGACCCCCGCCGAGGCCACGGCCGCCGCGCCCAGGCCGCCGCCCGCGCTGCGGTAGTACACGTAGCCCTGGTCGTAGGTCCGCGTCGCGGGGTCGTACGTCTCATACTGGCTGACGAAGGGCGCCTGCGGGTAGGGGAACTGCTGCTGCGGGAAGGAGGACGGCTGGCGGTAGGTGCTGGCGAAGGCAGAGGCCGAGGCCGAGACCGAGGAGGCGGAGCCCCCGTGCCGTTGCTGGGAGACGGAGGTGCGGGCCCGGGCCATGCCCGTGCTGTCCCCGACGGCCACCTCGCGCCAGTTGTCGGGCACCTGGCCGAAGCCGAAGGGGTGCCGCGCTTGACCGCGCACGGTGTCCGAGGCGACGCGCCCCGGCAGGGGCAGGGACGGGGCCTGCCGACGCCGGAGGCCCCCCTGGCTGCGCCGCGGAGGGGCCTGGGGCGCGCCCGCCAGCAGCACCCGGGAATTAGCCTCGGAGCCCTGAGGCCCTGGCGGCACGTACTCCGCGCCTGAGTTGAGCAGGCTGTACACCTGCCCGTTGTTCTCCCACTGGATCAGCTGCCGCCAGCGTCCCGGGTCCGAGCCCTGCCCTGGCGGCGCCTGCTGCCCGCGCACCAGGACGCAGACGCAGACGCAGGCGCCCCACACCAGCTGCCAGCCGGTTAGGGCCAGAGCCATGGTGGCCCCTTTGCGGAGGCCCGGTTGACCGAGAGGCTCTCAGGAGTGGTCCCCCGTGCGTGCTTCTCTTCCCACGGCCTCGAGGACAGGACGGCTCCTTGCCCGCCCCAGCTCTAGCTTTGTCCATCCTGGCCTTGTCCCGAGCGGGACGGCTCCTCCGATGACAGCATTTCGAGGCCAAGGGggtcagggcagggcaggggcggtGCCCAGGGCTGCACGAGGCTCTCTGTAGGGCACCGGGCAGGCAGGGCCGCCTGGGGGCCTTACATGGCCAGCCCGGCTGTGGCTGGCCGCGCTGGGCTGGCGCTTTCCCACTCTGAATGAATAAGCAACAGGCTGGGAGCTTCGGGAGGTTTTTCGGGCAGCCTGGTCCGCCTGCTGGGGCCTCCTCCGCGGGGCCCTATGGCCCGCCGGGTTTTAGCTATGTGGTCTGTCCCACAGCTGCTGGGCTCGCTCCCTCAGTCCCTGGAGCTCCCAGCCAAGCCGCAGACCTGCCTCTGAGCAAGGGAATGAAATAGGGAGTAGGAAGGAGGCCTCTGGGGACTCAGGCCTGGTGAGTGGGGTCCTGGCAGGCATAACAGGGCAGAGGTGTCAGCACCACTCTGGccgtttctttttgctttggacCCAGCATCCTGGTTTCTTATCTAGGCTTTAATGAGCCCCTGACTCCTGTCCATTCCAGCCTCTGCCCAGGACACCTGGGCTGCTAGTCTCCAAAGCAGTACAGAGACTTCCTCTTTGTTGGTGGGCCTTCTAGGGGGATATGCTGAATCCCACCCTCCTGTGGGGAGAAGCTGAACCACTCTAATTCAGGTTCATCTTCCTTCACTGGGCCTGAGCACAAAGAAGATGGAGCTTCAGCCTTTTCCCTCTTGGCACAGCCCTAGGCCTTACTCTCCTGGTCGGTAGAATGGAAGTTTGCCTTCCTGCTGAACAGAACTTGTGCAAACATGGGAGAGATAAATTTCCTGCCCGTCCTGTCATGTGTGGTTTCTGTCATGCATCTCTGAAGTCCACATGGCCAAGAAATAGCCTGAGTGTGCACCTGGATAAAATGAAATTCAGGGGCTGTCTTTGATGTGGGCTAGGAGTCATTGGGAGGCACTATAGGCCGTTTGCATGGAGCAGCAGAAAAGAGGATTTGAGAGAATGGGCCTACTCCAGTTGCTGTGGTTAAGTTGTTggatgaacttgggcaagtctTTCCCCTGTTCTGATTCAGTCACCACATCCGATCAGTGGAGGATTAGACCAGATGGTCTCCAAGAGGGCTTTGGCAGGTTCTCTGTTCTCTCGGCAGAAATAGGAGGGGCCTCAGAAGTTTGAACACTTTGGAGTCTAAGAAATGTCTCTGAATGCCTCCCCCAGGCTGCCTTCTCCAACCTTGGTCGTGGGAACTGGAGGGCAGAAATCCCCCTCTTGGGCCTATACATCCAGGAGGAAGAACCTGCCCTTAACTTGGTCTCTCCAGATTCCCCTCCTACTTTGGAAATGCCTGGAGACCACTTTGGGAGGAGACAGCCCAAGTGGACATTCCTCAGAGACCCTGGGCCCCTGCTTCCTCATCCAGCCTGCATATGTTCCCCCATTTTCATATGTTCCCCCATCTTCAAGATTTGGCTCTGGTGACTCAGGGCATCCGTCTACCTTCCTAGTCCAGCCAGTGACCGCTCAACACCAGCCCCTCTGCTCCCTCATGTAGGGTTTGATCTCAGTCTCCAAACAAGACTCCTGCAAAG is a window encoding:
- the LOXL1 gene encoding lysyl oxidase homolog 1, with the translated sequence MALALTGWQLVWGACVCVCVLVRGQQAPPGQGSDPGRWRQLIQWENNGQVYSLLNSGAEYVPPGPQGSEANSRVLLAGAPQAPPRRSQGGLRRRQAPSLPLPGRVASDTVRGQARHPFGFGQVPDNWREVAVGDSTGMARARTSVSQQRHGGSASSVSASASAFASTYRQPSSFPQQQFPYPQAPFVSQYETYDPATRTYDQGYVYYRSAGGGLGAAAVASAGVIYPFQPRARYEEYGGGGGEEQPEYPPQGFYPAAPERPYAPQPADGLDRRYSHSLYHEGTAGLEPAYPDPGPDAAQPNGGGGGGTYGGGGGGEPRFGWYPPYGNMPPEAYSPPRAVEPQPPFRVLEPPYLPVRSSDAPPPGSERNGAQQGRLSVGSVYRPNQNGRGLPDLVPDPNYVQASTYVQRAHLYSLRCAAEEKCLASTAYAPEATDYDVRVLLRFPQRVKNQGTADFLPNRPRHAWEWHSCHQHYHSMDEFSHYDLLDAATGKKVAEGHKASFCLEDSTCDFGNLKRYACTSHTQGLSPGCYDTYNADIDCQWIDITDVQPGNYILKVHVNPKYIVLESDFTNNVVRCNIHYTGRYVSTTNCKIVQS